The window gaacatatctataacatgtaattataaaatataaaagttaaaaaaagaagacttaaaaacaaagagttgataaACTAAGAAACTAgttgagatggaaaaaaaagaatattgaaaatttttaacttgaaagataaatgaatcataagAGAGAAACTTCacattctatatactattttctctcagtcctggagctttccagtgctgcttggtcagtaaacttgctcttcccctgttcttccagctggtcttctgggggaggggcctgctgcactgattctcagaTGTTTAtgcctgggcagagatgcccTACCCCTTGCCAGGGGGCTGGGCTCAGTGTAAGCTGTTTGCTGTGTTAgatttttgttccctgaaggcctCCCATGCCTCTTGAtggtgaaaggggaaaaaaattggcCACATTCCAATCTCCAGCCCCAGAACTGAGAGATCCCTATGTGTGCCAAACTCTTCAGACTCCTATGGTGCCCACCCACTCAGATCCTCACTAGGGGCAGATGGGGGGACACTGATTTGTGCAATTTGCAGAGCCCTGCACAGAGAGTGTTCATCCAGTTAAGTGCACCTGCTCTACCTCTCCCAGAGGAGGGTGGAAAGTTGCTGTGCTCCATTCCTTTACAGGACCCAAAACATAGAGTGGTCACCTGATCTGGCACAGTTCATTATGGCAGTACAAACTGAGCCTTCTCCCAGGCTCACTGACCTAAACCTGTTTCCCCAGTCCAATTCTTGGGAACCTGCCAGCTCAGACACCCTGTTCTTTTTGTGCCTCCAGGAATATTGAGTCCCCACTGTCCCACCTGTAGTTCTGCCCTGCTTCACCACTGAACACTTTTCAGGCAGTGAAGTCTCACAGAAGCATATTTCTAAAGATTCTCATTTTGAGCTCCAGGACTATATCACTTTCCTGAAGCTCACTTTAAAAAGGCTCCCTCCCCTCATTGTGTATATTCCCATATATCCCCActatttctcttctctgcactcctaccttgcaaaaagtggtcactaTTTGTAGAGTTCCAGCCAtgctttctttaaatctcaggtagAATTCACAGGTATTCAGGATGGTTggatagttatctagctaaatttaggggaccagatgaaatgagaATCCCCACTCTTCTGTCATCTTGCATCTCCCCCTTAAATTTACCTCTTTAAAGTTAAGTTTTCTGAGGATCTAAATAAAACTCAAGTTTCTTATGTTCCCTGGACTAAGGCTGAATTGAGAGCCATAGCTAAACAGCCTCTTAAAGTGGCTGAGGGCCCCCATACGTTTGCTGAAGAATTTAAATTATCCAAACTTACCAACCTGGCATctcaatttatataaattaatctaTCCACATGCTTTTTTGGTGAGAGCCAGGCCAAACATTGTCTGAAACTAGCGAAGAGAGCATCCTGAAGGAGGCTTTAAAGAAACAAACCCCTAACTATTCACTAACTTTgtattcttttccaaatttaCAATCTCTGAATTTGCAACCTTATGGACTATATTATCAATAACACATTTGGTTCCAATAGTTAATTAACTATTGCTTCCTGTTTATACTTTCACTGTATCTTTCCAAATGCACTTGGTTAATTCTTTCAGTGTGTTCTTGCAGTATTCATTCATAATTCTGCTCTCATGGTTGCTTTAAGTGGAGACTTTCAGGAGGCATACATGATTCTGGTTTGCCTTTCTAGACAGAACCTTTTCCTCCTAAGTTCAAATAAgtgccaataaatattttagttggCTACTTTCAGAACTCGAGTCCTAGTTTAGAACCATCATACAGATCAGTGCTACATACTGCGCCTGCGCATGGGCTGAGGCCTTTTCCCCCCAGCCGAGGGCTGCTGGGCCTGCTGGTCTGGGGTGAGCCGCGGCCTCCGCAGGATGGGGTTTGTTAAGGTTGTCAAGAATAAGGCTTACTTCAACAGATACCAAGTGAAATTTAGAAGACGACGAGAGGGTAAAACTGATCATTATGCCCGGATACGCTTGGTAATTCAGGACAAAAATAAGTACAACACACCTAAATACAGGATGATAGTTCGTGTAAGCAACCGAGATATCATTTGTCAGATTGCTTATGCCCACATAGAAGGAGACATGATCGTTTGTGCAGCTTATGCTCATGAACTCCCAAAGTATGGTGTGAAGGTTGGCCTGACAAATTATGCTGCAGCATATTGTACCGGCCTGCTGCTGGCCCGCAGTCTCCTCAATAGATTTGGCATGGACAAGATCTATGAAGGCCAAGTGGAAGTGACTGGAGATGAATACAATGTGGAAAGCATTGATGGTCAACCTGGTGCCTTCACCTGCTATTTGGATGCAGGGCTTGCCAGAACTACCACTGGAAATAAAGTTTTTGGGGCAGTGGATGGAGGCTTGTCTATCCCTCACAGTACCAAACGATTCCCTGGTTATGATTCAGAAAGCAAGGAATTCAATGTAGAAGTTCATCAAAAGCACATCATGGGTCAGAATGTTGCAGATTATATGCGTTACCTAATGGAGGAAGATGAAGATGCTTACAAGAAACAATTCTCTCAATATACAAAGAACAACGTTACTCCAGACACGATGGAGGAGATGTATAAGAAAGCTCACGCTGCTATACGAGAGAATCCCGTCTATGAGAAGAAGCCTAAGAAAGAAGttaagaagaagaggaggaaccGTCCTAAGATGTCTCTTGCCCAAAAGAAAGATCGGGTAGCTCAGAAGAAGGCCAGCTTCCTTAGAGCTCAGGAGCGGGCTGCTGAGAGCTAATAAACCAAACCATAATTTTCTATGAAGATTTTTCAGATAAAGCCAATAATAAACTTATTCaccaagcaaaacaaacaaacaaacaaaaagaaccatCATACAATTTGGAATTGttatgtttcttctgttttgtataattatattaatttttgtatcttgttggctgttgaactttttaaaaaacaacgtACCTAATAGGATGATGGTGGCTCAATGATGAGAAGATACAGACTTTAGATGGGATGTACCTGAGAGTTTCTTGCTCCTAACCTTTCTTGTTACACAAATGTGGACTTAAGTGGTTTCTATCTGCTATGCACTTTCCCTTCTACATAGGACAAGACAACCAGAAAAGGTCCTTCCTGACACTGAGGGGCAAAACCACTAAATATAAAGGACCTGACTATTGATCAGTAATACTTTCAAAGAAAGATCTGGATCAAAGAGGtaaatgtgaaatttaatatAGGGAAACCTCACTACACTGGAGTCAGTCTGGAGGTTTGGCATGGGGAGTTTTCATGCCCTGCTACTTGTCATTAATTTGCAGCCCCAACACGAAGAGAAGCACCTTGAATGTGAATACTACTCTACTTTCCCAGCAAGAGGAAGGAAGGCTTCCTCCTCCTTGGAAATAGCCCGGCCAATAAGAGACAgtcacaactcagccaatgaaaatCCACTGGATTTCCAGCTCccagcttattttttaaagttaatgttCATAGGATAAAGAATAaggaacaggaagagaaaaacagaaaatgtctgATTGGCTAGGGCTATACAGTCAACCTTTTTTGGATAAGAGGAACAACATGAACTAAGTATAGAGCCAAGGACTGGCTTAGCATTCGGGGATTGGTTGACTATGTATACTGTGTTTCTGATCAAGTGGAGCATTTGAGGACAAGTTTTGGTTTCCTGGTGAGGTACCTGGGCAGGAGCAGCTCCACCTTGGGCCTAGAAATTTGTTTCAACAGCTGATAACAACTCAACGGAGAATTGCCCGTTCTTTATGTATATGTGTTGGGGTTGGAGGGTAGAGATAATGCAGACTGTGACCTGGGGCAGAAACTGCACTGCAGAACTGGTCCTACCTAGGGTCAGGAGCCCATCTTTTGTATCAGTGGATTGGGCCAATTCTACTGTGCAATTCCTGCCTCAGATCTTCCATGAGGGAAAACTAGTCTGTAGTTGACATCACACCCTTGTTTAGTTTTTCCTTGTTGCCCTATCATTGTTTCTCTCACTCTTCCAGAGAGCACTTTCCCAATAAATAACctgaatgagaaaatacacatCCCAAGAGAGCTGGTATTGCATATGGTCCTAGAAAGCAAAACTGAGGATGGGACTCTGCATCACTAACCTACTAGTAGGAAAGGAGACCACAGCACTGTGGGAGGTGCTACTAATTCCTGGCATGATGATTGCCAATCTCTAGCAGGAGAACTGAGACAGAATACAGGTGGAAAGAGGTACATTAACTGGTACAAGAGACAGGCATTTAGAAGGTATGTGGGAAATAGTAACTGTAGGGACGGGGAGAGttaacaaagagagaaaatgactggCAGATCTGTTAATCAACAAGTTAAAGCAAAGtatgagaataaaaaagaaaactctttggCAGTT is drawn from Vulpes vulpes isolate BD-2025 chromosome 4, VulVul3, whole genome shotgun sequence and contains these coding sequences:
- the LOC112934206 gene encoding large ribosomal subunit protein uL18-like, with protein sequence MGFVKVVKNKAYFNRYQVKFRRRREGKTDHYARIRLVIQDKNKYNTPKYRMIVRVSNRDIICQIAYAHIEGDMIVCAAYAHELPKYGVKVGLTNYAAAYCTGLLLARSLLNRFGMDKIYEGQVEVTGDEYNVESIDGQPGAFTCYLDAGLARTTTGNKVFGAVDGGLSIPHSTKRFPGYDSESKEFNVEVHQKHIMGQNVADYMRYLMEEDEDAYKKQFSQYTKNNVTPDTMEEMYKKAHAAIRENPVYEKKPKKEVKKKRRNRPKMSLAQKKDRVAQKKASFLRAQERAAES